A window of Aeromicrobium sp. A1-2 contains these coding sequences:
- a CDS encoding histidine phosphatase family protein, with product MTTVILVRHGRTTANASGVLAGRTAGVRLDKTGRDQAARAGERLAVVPLVGVVSSPLERCRQTSRAILDQQTGAPATPVDKGIIECDYGQWQGRSLSELGAEDLWSVVQTQPSAATFPGGESLPAMQARAVDAIRRRDAAFEAEHGPQAVWAAVSHGDIIKSILADALGMHLDLFQRINVDPASVSIVRYGTSRPTVLAMNTHAGDLSWLRSTSASPDAQVGGGAGPEAPASARF from the coding sequence ATGACCACAGTCATCCTCGTCCGGCACGGACGCACCACCGCCAACGCCAGCGGCGTCCTGGCCGGCCGAACCGCAGGTGTGCGGCTCGACAAGACCGGGCGCGACCAGGCGGCGCGCGCAGGCGAGCGGCTGGCCGTCGTGCCGTTGGTCGGCGTCGTCTCGAGCCCGCTGGAACGCTGTCGGCAGACCTCGCGAGCGATCCTCGACCAGCAGACCGGCGCGCCTGCGACACCCGTCGACAAGGGCATCATCGAGTGTGACTACGGGCAGTGGCAGGGCCGATCGCTCAGTGAGCTCGGAGCAGAGGACCTCTGGTCCGTCGTGCAGACCCAGCCATCGGCCGCGACCTTCCCCGGTGGCGAGTCGCTGCCGGCGATGCAGGCCCGGGCGGTCGACGCGATCCGGCGTCGGGACGCTGCCTTCGAGGCCGAGCACGGGCCTCAAGCAGTCTGGGCCGCGGTGAGCCACGGCGACATCATCAAGTCGATCCTGGCCGATGCGCTCGGGATGCACCTCGACCTGTTCCAGCGCATCAATGTCGATCCCGCCTCGGTCTCGATCGTGCGATACGGCACCTCTCGGCCCACCGTCCTGGCCATGAACACGCATGCGGGAGACCTGTCCTGGCTCCGCTCGACCAGCGCTTCCCCGGACGCCCAGGTCGGCGGCGGGGCGGGGCCAGAGGCGCCCGCTTCGGCTCGCTTCTAA
- a CDS encoding DUF3090 domain-containing protein codes for MAPLVHGFDWPDRLVVGTVGQPGERTFFLQARAGKQLVSVALEKEQSAALAERIEEVLDELMAQDGNPYSVPALTPEGLVDNDPLDQPVEEQFRAGAMGLGWDPSTAQIVIEAFPIVEIDADDLDLGELDLEEIDVVEIEPTEVMVVRIPVGTARAFAKRTREVVGAGRPICPLCRIPMDSDEHVCELPDGFR; via the coding sequence ATGGCACCCCTCGTCCATGGATTCGACTGGCCCGACCGACTCGTCGTCGGGACCGTCGGCCAACCCGGAGAACGCACGTTCTTCCTTCAGGCCCGCGCCGGCAAGCAACTCGTCAGCGTCGCGCTGGAGAAAGAGCAGTCCGCTGCCCTGGCCGAGCGCATTGAGGAGGTTCTCGACGAACTGATGGCCCAGGACGGCAACCCGTACAGCGTCCCGGCGCTGACTCCCGAGGGCCTGGTCGACAACGACCCGCTGGACCAGCCCGTCGAGGAGCAGTTCCGTGCCGGTGCGATGGGCCTGGGCTGGGACCCGTCGACCGCGCAGATCGTGATCGAAGCCTTCCCGATCGTCGAGATCGACGCCGACGACCTCGACCTGGGCGAGCTCGACCTGGAGGAGATCGACGTCGTCGAGATCGAGCCCACCGAGGTCATGGTGGTCCGGATCCCGGTCGGCACCGCCCGCGCCTTCGCCAAGCGCACGCGAGAGGTCGTCGGGGCAGGTCGACCGATCTGTCCGCTCTGTCGGATCCCGATGGACTCCGACGAGCACGTGTGCGAGCTGCCCGACGGGTTCCGGTGA
- a CDS encoding SCO1664 family protein — MTTRVDLIDDDLELTGRIMPASNATFVGRIGEVAVVYKPVAGERPLWDFPDGNLAHREVAAYALSETLGWNVVPHTWLREGPMGIGMVQRWQEIDPEQDAVDLVAAGATPDGWRHVLDGLDGQDRPVALIHEDSPELRRMAVFDIIANNADRKGGHVLPMTDRHRYGIDHGLTFHAEHKLRTVLWGWLGNDLQDDEIDGVQRVRTALEADLGATLGGLLTGREIEALTSRCDRLLRKPQFPAPHGEMPAVPWPPF; from the coding sequence GTGACGACCCGGGTCGACCTGATCGACGACGACCTGGAGCTCACCGGCCGGATCATGCCCGCGTCGAACGCGACGTTCGTCGGTCGCATCGGCGAGGTCGCGGTCGTCTACAAGCCCGTGGCCGGCGAGCGTCCGCTGTGGGACTTCCCCGACGGCAATCTCGCCCACCGTGAGGTCGCGGCGTACGCGCTCTCCGAAACCCTCGGCTGGAACGTCGTGCCGCACACCTGGCTCCGCGAAGGGCCCATGGGAATCGGCATGGTGCAACGCTGGCAGGAGATCGATCCGGAGCAGGACGCCGTCGACCTGGTCGCTGCCGGCGCGACACCCGACGGCTGGCGCCACGTCCTCGACGGACTCGACGGGCAGGACCGACCCGTTGCGCTGATCCACGAGGACTCGCCTGAGCTGCGTCGGATGGCCGTGTTCGACATCATCGCGAACAACGCCGACCGCAAGGGCGGACACGTCCTCCCGATGACAGACCGTCATCGCTACGGCATCGACCACGGGCTCACCTTCCATGCCGAGCACAAGCTCCGCACGGTCCTGTGGGGCTGGCTCGGTAATGACCTGCAAGACGACGAGATCGACGGCGTCCAACGCGTTCGCACCGCGCTCGAGGCTGACCTCGGCGCGACCCTCGGCGGTCTGCTGACTGGCCGCGAGATCGAGGCGTTGACGTCGCGGTGCGACAGGTTGCTGCGGAAGCCGCAGTTCCCGGCCCCCCACGGAGAGATGCCAGCCGTGCCCTGGCCGCCGTTCTGA
- a CDS encoding NAD-dependent epimerase/dehydratase family protein, producing the protein MAGPHLPDTLLVGCGDLGAAVGRRLADLGHGVVAIRRRGDLVPSPLRGLSADLTREVPDLPPLDLAHLVIALTARPRTEEAYRATYVDGMGRALDALAASGRQPRRAVLVSSTAVYGDLPPDVLIDESTPTRPTDGPARMLLEAEEVFADRVPGGTVLRLSGLYGGDSTFLVDRVREGRITDPHRWTNRIHRSDAAAAIVHLLTRADAPERLYVGTDDEPAQLGDVATHLAARLDAPTPPPADPALGHGKRLSNARLRASGWTPEHPTYREGYAG; encoded by the coding sequence ATGGCCGGCCCGCACCTCCCGGACACCTTGCTGGTCGGCTGTGGAGACCTCGGCGCAGCCGTCGGCCGACGGCTCGCCGATCTCGGACACGGCGTCGTCGCGATCAGGCGACGTGGCGACCTCGTGCCGTCGCCCCTACGAGGCTTGTCCGCCGACCTGACCCGCGAGGTGCCCGATCTCCCCCCACTGGACCTGGCGCACCTCGTCATCGCACTCACAGCCCGTCCACGCACCGAGGAGGCCTACCGGGCGACGTACGTCGATGGCATGGGACGGGCGCTGGACGCCCTCGCGGCGTCCGGACGACAACCGCGTCGCGCCGTGCTGGTCTCCTCGACGGCGGTCTACGGCGATCTCCCACCCGATGTCCTGATCGACGAGTCGACGCCGACCCGCCCCACGGACGGCCCGGCCCGGATGCTGCTGGAGGCCGAGGAGGTCTTCGCCGACCGCGTCCCCGGCGGGACCGTGCTGCGGCTGTCCGGCCTGTACGGCGGGGACAGCACATTCCTTGTCGACCGCGTCCGCGAAGGACGGATCACCGATCCGCACCGGTGGACCAACCGGATCCATCGCAGCGATGCCGCCGCGGCGATCGTCCATCTGCTGACCCGCGCTGACGCTCCCGAACGGCTCTACGTCGGCACCGACGACGAGCCGGCCCAGCTGGGCGACGTCGCGACCCACCTCGCGGCCAGGCTCGACGCACCGACTCCGCCGCCGGCCGATCCGGCGCTCGGGCACGGCAAGCGCCTGTCGAACGCCCGGCTCCGCGCGAGTGGCTGGACTCCGGAGCACCCGACGTACCGCGAGGGATACGCCGGCTAG
- a CDS encoding DUF503 domain-containing protein, translating into MWIGWIEFDILLGDVHSLKAKRSVVRPLVADLRRTFTVAAAETGSLDLHRRAGVGVSVVAADSRHVVDVLDAVENFVAGRPEIDLLSAHRGLSRSDDE; encoded by the coding sequence ATGTGGATCGGTTGGATCGAATTCGACATCCTGCTGGGCGACGTGCACTCGCTCAAGGCCAAACGCTCGGTCGTCCGGCCGCTCGTGGCCGACCTTCGTCGCACGTTCACGGTCGCGGCGGCCGAGACCGGCAGCCTCGACCTGCATCGCCGTGCTGGAGTCGGGGTCAGTGTCGTGGCGGCCGACAGCCGACATGTCGTCGATGTCCTCGACGCCGTGGAGAACTTCGTCGCCGGCCGACCCGAGATCGACCTGCTGTCGGCTCACCGGGGACTCAGCCGCAGCGACGACGAATAG
- a CDS encoding FMN-binding negative transcriptional regulator, whose amino-acid sequence MYIPRANSMDDPAAVRAFVESVGSAEIVTVGPDGAPMATLLPILWSVDGGTVIAHLARANPHWRTIDDGAAALAIVAGPQAYVSPGWYASKAEHGRVVPTWNYSSVHLTGTVRVHDDPVWVRDMVTQLTDRHEQPRPEPWAVTDAPAAYVDKNLRAIVGLEMTVTRVEAKAKLSQNRSDADRAGVVNGLLAEGGDPAVARAMHP is encoded by the coding sequence GTGTACATCCCCCGCGCCAACTCGATGGACGATCCCGCAGCAGTCCGTGCGTTCGTCGAGTCGGTCGGCAGCGCCGAGATCGTGACGGTGGGGCCCGACGGCGCGCCGATGGCCACGCTGCTGCCGATCTTGTGGAGCGTCGACGGTGGCACCGTGATCGCCCATTTGGCCCGTGCCAACCCGCACTGGCGCACGATCGACGATGGCGCCGCAGCGCTCGCGATCGTCGCGGGCCCGCAGGCCTACGTGTCCCCCGGCTGGTACGCCTCGAAGGCCGAGCACGGCCGCGTCGTGCCGACGTGGAACTACTCCTCGGTGCACCTGACCGGCACGGTGCGCGTGCACGACGATCCGGTGTGGGTCCGCGACATGGTGACCCAGTTGACCGACCGCCACGAGCAGCCGCGCCCCGAGCCGTGGGCGGTGACCGACGCCCCCGCTGCGTACGTCGACAAGAATCTCCGGGCCATCGTCGGGCTCGAGATGACCGTGACCCGGGTCGAGGCCAAGGCCAAGCTGAGCCAGAACCGCTCGGATGCCGACCGGGCCGGGGTCGTCAACGGTCTGCTGGCCGAGGGCGGCGACCCAGCCGTCGCACGAGCCATGCACCCGTGA
- a CDS encoding CoA ester lyase: MRNPRAFLRPLAVGAPAPAADIPFRPSRMIHFFDPSNPKMQAKVPEIAAKVDIILGNLEDAIKTENKEAARQGLVDVAKATDFGQTQLWVRINSLDSPWALDDLITLVTEIGDKLDVVMVPKVEGAQDIHYIDRLLAQLEARAGLERPILVHAILETAEGMTNVEEIAGASPRMQGISLGPADLAASRRMKTTRVGGGHPGYLVRQDPTGDDLHAGRTTYQQDLWHYTIARMVDACAANDILPFYGPFGDIKDVVACEDQFRNAFLLGCVGAWSLHPVQIDIARTVFSPDPADVAHAKEVVEAMGDGSGAVMINGKMEDDASCKQCIVMLDLAKALAERDPELAAAYDL; the protein is encoded by the coding sequence GTGCGCAACCCCCGAGCTTTCCTTCGTCCGCTCGCCGTCGGCGCCCCGGCACCGGCAGCCGACATCCCGTTCCGACCGAGCCGGATGATCCACTTCTTCGATCCGAGCAATCCGAAGATGCAGGCCAAGGTCCCGGAGATCGCCGCGAAGGTCGACATCATCCTGGGCAACCTCGAGGACGCGATCAAGACCGAGAACAAGGAAGCCGCCCGGCAGGGCCTGGTGGACGTCGCCAAGGCGACCGACTTCGGCCAGACCCAGCTCTGGGTCCGCATCAACAGCCTCGACTCCCCGTGGGCGCTGGACGACCTAATCACCCTGGTGACCGAGATCGGCGACAAGCTCGACGTCGTCATGGTGCCCAAGGTCGAGGGCGCCCAGGACATCCACTACATCGACCGGCTGCTCGCCCAGCTCGAGGCCCGCGCCGGCCTCGAAAGGCCGATCCTGGTGCACGCGATCCTCGAGACCGCCGAAGGCATGACCAACGTCGAGGAGATCGCCGGCGCCAGCCCACGCATGCAGGGCATCTCGCTGGGACCGGCCGATCTCGCCGCGAGTCGCCGCATGAAGACCACCCGCGTCGGTGGCGGCCACCCCGGATATCTGGTGCGCCAGGACCCGACCGGCGACGACCTGCACGCCGGCCGCACGACGTACCAGCAGGACCTGTGGCACTACACGATCGCGCGCATGGTCGACGCCTGCGCCGCCAACGACATCCTGCCGTTCTACGGACCGTTCGGGGACATCAAGGACGTCGTCGCGTGCGAGGACCAGTTCCGCAACGCATTCCTGCTCGGCTGCGTCGGCGCGTGGAGCCTGCACCCCGTGCAGATCGACATCGCTCGCACGGTCTTCTCCCCCGACCCGGCCGACGTGGCGCACGCCAAGGAGGTCGTCGAGGCGATGGGCGATGGCTCCGGTGCCGTGATGATCAACGGCAAGATGGAGGACGATGCGTCCTGCAAGCAGTGCATCGTGATGCTGGACCTCGCCAAGGCGCTCGCCGAGCGCGACCCCGAGCTCGCCGCCGCCTACGACCTCTGA
- a CDS encoding CoA ester lyase, translating to MTDTLETSLRPRRSVLYMPGANERALEKAKGIDADALILDLEDAVAPEAKGDARDRVCAAVTSGEYGHRELAIRVNGIGTEWHDADIAAAAQAGPDAVLVPKVNSAAEVLQLVAALEQAGAPATTKLWAMIETPIALLHAEEICAAHDRLTVIVMGTNDVVNETYGLHVPGRNPLVLTALSLSLLAARVAGKVILDGVYNDVKNLEGFESEARQGREMGFDGKTLIHPSQVEPTNALFGPSADEVEHAEAMISTFEEAKAAGQGVVTFNGRMVEELHVRDGRRILALADAIRSR from the coding sequence ATGACTGACACGCTCGAGACCAGCCTGCGCCCCCGCCGCTCCGTCCTCTACATGCCCGGCGCCAATGAGCGTGCCCTCGAGAAGGCCAAGGGCATCGACGCCGACGCCCTGATCCTCGACCTCGAGGATGCCGTCGCACCCGAGGCCAAGGGCGACGCCCGTGATCGCGTGTGCGCTGCGGTGACATCGGGCGAGTACGGACACCGCGAGCTCGCGATCCGGGTCAACGGGATCGGCACCGAGTGGCACGACGCCGACATCGCCGCCGCCGCACAGGCCGGTCCCGACGCGGTCCTGGTGCCCAAGGTCAACTCCGCCGCAGAGGTCCTCCAGCTCGTCGCGGCACTCGAGCAGGCCGGCGCACCCGCGACGACGAAGCTCTGGGCCATGATCGAGACGCCGATCGCGCTGCTGCACGCCGAGGAGATCTGCGCCGCGCACGACCGGCTCACGGTCATCGTGATGGGCACCAACGACGTCGTCAACGAGACGTACGGACTGCACGTTCCGGGCCGCAACCCGCTGGTGCTCACCGCGCTGTCGCTGTCGCTGCTGGCCGCGCGGGTCGCGGGCAAGGTGATCCTGGACGGCGTCTACAACGACGTCAAGAACCTCGAGGGCTTCGAGTCCGAGGCACGTCAGGGCCGCGAGATGGGCTTCGACGGCAAGACATTGATCCACCCCAGCCAGGTCGAACCCACCAACGCGTTGTTCGGACCATCTGCCGATGAGGTCGAGCACGCCGAGGCGATGATCTCTACGTTCGAGGAGGCGAAGGCGGCCGGTCAGGGTGTCGTGACCTTCAACGGGCGCATGGTCGAGGAGCTCCACGTGCGGGACGGCCGACGAATCCTCGCCCTCGCCGACGCGATACGGTCGCGCTGA
- a CDS encoding aromatic acid exporter family protein has translation MLLLASSSSAGSCADDDAPDRSPGLTMDLARDLPWRRLHLRPPASSLGDRLYVLRRRWRTLVRLSLGTALAYFIATNLLHHQQAFFAPIACIIVLIAGGGLRGRTSYELVLGVSIGVLVGELLILGIGRGTWQMALVVTLTVVIGTLLGLKGLALTQSATSSVLLAAVIPAAGVSNPAITRFLDALVGGAVGLAMILLIPRNAIRDIDREVQGFLTRLAAILGRTAQALRTVDADLADLALDEARSMQPQVDSMTSTAANVTEIARMSPMRWKQRGHVQTYVATVRDLDNAVRDARVLARKTSALLRHGEVVPPNMDVAIDTLARAIGIFADDLSEHDNFDEVRSQLVEAARLASAALPDAITMNSASIAAQVRSLAADLLYASGYTRDEIDERLELD, from the coding sequence GCTCGTGCGCTGACGATGACGCGCCCGATCGCTCGCCGGGCCTGACGATGGACCTGGCGCGCGACCTGCCGTGGCGACGGCTCCACCTGCGTCCTCCGGCCAGCTCGTTGGGCGATCGCCTGTACGTCCTGCGCCGGCGCTGGCGCACGCTCGTCCGACTGAGCCTGGGCACCGCGCTGGCCTACTTCATCGCGACGAACCTGCTGCACCACCAGCAGGCGTTCTTCGCACCGATCGCCTGCATCATCGTGCTCATCGCGGGCGGCGGGCTGCGTGGCCGGACGTCGTACGAGCTGGTGCTCGGGGTGTCGATCGGGGTCCTGGTCGGCGAGCTGCTGATCCTCGGGATCGGCCGTGGAACGTGGCAGATGGCGCTGGTGGTGACCCTGACAGTCGTGATCGGCACGCTGCTCGGACTCAAGGGGCTCGCGCTGACCCAGTCCGCGACGTCCTCGGTCCTGCTCGCAGCGGTGATCCCCGCCGCCGGCGTGAGCAATCCGGCGATCACCCGATTCCTCGACGCCCTGGTCGGTGGGGCCGTCGGCCTGGCGATGATCCTGCTGATCCCGCGCAACGCGATCCGGGACATCGACCGTGAGGTGCAGGGATTCCTGACCCGGCTCGCCGCGATCCTCGGCCGGACGGCACAGGCGCTGCGCACGGTCGACGCAGATCTGGCCGACCTGGCCCTCGACGAGGCCCGCTCGATGCAGCCACAGGTCGACTCGATGACATCGACCGCGGCCAACGTCACGGAGATCGCCCGGATGTCACCCATGCGGTGGAAGCAGCGCGGCCATGTGCAGACGTACGTCGCGACGGTCCGTGACCTCGACAACGCCGTCCGTGACGCCCGAGTGCTGGCCCGCAAGACCTCGGCCCTGCTGCGCCACGGTGAGGTGGTCCCGCCCAACATGGACGTCGCCATCGACACGTTGGCCCGTGCGATCGGCATCTTCGCCGACGACCTGTCCGAGCATGACAACTTCGATGAGGTCCGCTCACAGCTCGTCGAGGCGGCCCGGCTGGCATCGGCAGCACTGCCGGACGCGATCACGATGAACAGCGCCTCGATCGCGGCCCAGGTGCGATCGCTGGCGGCCGACCTGCTGTACGCCAGCGGCTACACGAGGGACGAGATCGACGAACGTCTCGAGCTCGACTGA